A window of Nodosilinea sp. PGN35 genomic DNA:
ATTGACCAGGCTATTGTGCAGCGCACCGCCGCCGGGAAATTTTCCCTATCCCACAGCGAGTCCGAAAAGCGAGCCGCCATCGCCCAATCTCGAGAAATTTGGACCCAGGCCAGCCACAATAAAGTCAAACTCAGCTTCATTGGCCACAGCATGGGTGGCTTTGTGGTCACCAACGTGATTCGCATTTTGTCAGACGTATTTGACTCGCGATCGGTGACCCAGCAGCCCTGTAGCGATGTGGGTGACGTGTACCGCCTGGAGCGGCTAATTCTGGCTTCTCCCGATATTCCAGTGTTGACCATTGTGTCGAGCCGAGCCAATTTTTTAGCCTCGTCGCTGCGACGATTTTCTGAGTCGTACCTGTTCTCTAGTGAGGGGGATATTGCCCTGCGCATTGCCTCTACGGCGGCCAACTACATTGCTTTTCCGAGTAAAACCCAGGAGCGGGGCTATCGATTGGGCAATGTGGCACTGCAAAATAGAACGGGCAGCACCAACGACTATGGCCTGATCAATTTAGAGGCGTTAGATCAGCATTTCCCGATCGAGATGCCCGTGGGCGAGGCGATCGCTAAGTCGAAGGAAAACGTGATGGAAAACCTGTTTCTCACCGCCCAGCGATTTTACGTGGGGGGAGTGGTCACCCTGGCCAGCCTATTTCAGAGACAGGCGAAACGGGACAGCACCCAAGCCACGGTGGCCGATTTTTTCACCTATTTTGACTGCACCGACTACACCGATATCAAATACAATCTCAACGATGAAACCTGCTCAGCCCAGCCCGAGGGAATTTTGACCCGCGCCCTGGGTCGAGCGGTACTCAAACCCATTGACTATTTGCTGCTGACCTTCGACTATGCGACCAGCCGCCGCGATGTGCACGGCGGCTATTTTAAGGCCCCATTCAGCCGCCAGCTGCTCTACCGCCTGGCGTTTTTGGGCTTTAGCGACTACCTAGACACCCTCGATGGCGATCGCCAGGTGGCTCTCAGCCAGCTGCACATGCAGTGTCGGGGGTTTAAAATTCAGAGCTATCTCTCGCCCATGCGCTACCGGGTGAGCGTTCAGGGGGGCAATGTAGAGGGCACTAAGACCGAAATGCTCAATGCGATCGAGCGGCAGGAGAGGGTGGGGGAGTGGATGGGTGAATAGGGGCAGACCTACATGGCTGTCCGGGCTAGGGTGATGGGTAGATGAGGGGGTGGGTTTACCAGAGGATAGTTTGGCCTTGGCCCCAAAAGCCGTCGTACTTGGTGACGGTGATGTCGCCCTGCACCTGGGTTTGGCAGGCCAGGCGCAGGGCGCGGGTGGAGTCGTGGGGCGGCAGGGATCGGCGCGCCCGATCTTTCCAGTTGACCGCTGAAACCTCCCCCTGAATCTCCACGGCGCAGGTGCCGCAGGTGCCGAGGCTGCGGCAGTTGATCAGCTCCGCCCGACCGTTGTAGAGATCGACGCCGTGGGCCAGCAGCACCTGACGCAGGTTGGCCCCGGCGTCGCACGGTATGGTCTTTCCCTGGGCGGTGACGGTGGGCATGGCATTTCTTAGTAGACGAAGAATATCTACGTTTTATAACGCGATCGCCCCGCCGACTCAAGCCACCCCA
This region includes:
- a CDS encoding 2Fe-2S iron-sulfur cluster-binding protein, which gives rise to MPTVTAQGKTIPCDAGANLRQVLLAHGVDLYNGRAELINCRSLGTCGTCAVEIQGEVSAVNWKDRARRSLPPHDSTRALRLACQTQVQGDITVTKYDGFWGQGQTILW
- a CDS encoding alpha/beta hydrolase — translated: MKQLPFIVQKFVFADESLAQIVDLDDLRGVEGKVPGYFVMSSAPPNIEEAQEASRQLQQQAEQGINEIADHLCRMMDMDAEGNTHGDAELVITVHGYNTNRKGVEAWYRDIFKYVNRHDGIVSASPNRVFIGYRWPSENVDLETKKIVEALGALPPVPRDLLITGGIAALALLLFELFNILQPSVLGFLVALTLVLLFALGMLMVALLVLRLVEYFRDYYRADNFGVLDLVELLRQIDQAIVQRTAAGKFSLSHSESEKRAAIAQSREIWTQASHNKVKLSFIGHSMGGFVVTNVIRILSDVFDSRSVTQQPCSDVGDVYRLERLILASPDIPVLTIVSSRANFLASSLRRFSESYLFSSEGDIALRIASTAANYIAFPSKTQERGYRLGNVALQNRTGSTNDYGLINLEALDQHFPIEMPVGEAIAKSKENVMENLFLTAQRFYVGGVVTLASLFQRQAKRDSTQATVADFFTYFDCTDYTDIKYNLNDETCSAQPEGILTRALGRAVLKPIDYLLLTFDYATSRRDVHGGYFKAPFSRQLLYRLAFLGFSDYLDTLDGDRQVALSQLHMQCRGFKIQSYLSPMRYRVSVQGGNVEGTKTEMLNAIERQERVGEWMGE